In Rhodamnia argentea isolate NSW1041297 chromosome 11, ASM2092103v1, whole genome shotgun sequence, one genomic interval encodes:
- the LOC115742130 gene encoding lysine-rich arabinogalactan protein 18: MDQNSVITLALLCIVLAGVGGQSPASAPTKSPATPAPAATPVSVPAAKSPAKAASPAPSASSPASTPAPTAPSPKKAAAPAPVSTPASPPTAEAPASSPPATAPVTSPPLPSPAKSPPASSPTTAPESSPPAPESSPPAPVEVPAPAPSKKKSKKHVSPAPAPALHSPPAPPAEAPGPSGDALSPGPTLADESGAVTARSVKALVASGLALGWAVLGLIA; this comes from the exons ATGGATCAGAATAGCGTAATCACGCTCGCTTTACTCTGCATTGTGCTCGCCGGCGTCGGTGGCCAATCTCCGGCATCCGCGCCGACAAAGTCTCCGGCGACGCCAGCGCCTGCAGCTACGCCGGTCTCCGTTCCGGCGGCTAAATCGCCCGCGAAGGCCGCGTCGCCCGCTCCCTCAGCATCGTCGCCG GCTTCAACTCCGGCACCGACTGCTCCCTCTCCGAAGAAGGCGGCGGCGCCGGCTCCTGTCTCCACCCCTGCTTCTCCGCCGACGgccgaagctccggcgagctctCCTCCAGCTACCGCGCCGGTCACTTCCCCGCCATTGCCTTCTCCGGCCAAATCGCCGCCGGCGTCTTCGCCGACGACTGCTCCGGAAAGCTCTCCTCCAGCTCCAGAGAGCTCTCCTCCGGCTCCGGTGGAGGTTCCCGCACCGGCCCCGAGCAAGAAAAAGTCTAAGAAGCACGTCTCGCCAGCTCCAGCGCCGGCATTGCACAGTCCGCCTGCGCCGCCGGCGGAAGCCCCAGGGCCGAGCGGCGACGCGCTCTCCCCGGGACCAACATTGGCCGATGAG AGCGGAGCAGTAACTGCGAGGAGCGTGAAGGCATTGGTGGCGTCCGGGTTGGCGCTGGGATGGGCCGTGCTTGGATTGATTGCCTAG